In Thermosphaera sp., a genomic segment contains:
- the cyaB gene encoding class IV adenylate cyclase: MEREVKFRVSIDPQDLKKMLIEDGFSVKTFCDEEDIYFDKEGHVFSTSDQALRLRKRTCTEGSSLRLTYKGPRIKGFEDGVKAREEIELRLDPDDYSRALALLRKIGFTIQWRLSKKRLILAKEGMEASIDFFEPLGVFFEIEMKKDDAVLDFKRLIEKYSRKFSIVEETYLELYLKNVVGGK, from the coding sequence TTGGAGAGGGAAGTCAAGTTTAGGGTTTCGATCGATCCTCAGGATTTGAAGAAAATGCTCATTGAAGACGGCTTCTCCGTGAAGACTTTTTGTGATGAAGAGGACATCTATTTTGATAAGGAGGGCCACGTGTTCTCGACAAGCGATCAGGCGTTGAGACTTAGAAAGAGAACATGCACTGAAGGATCAAGCCTAAGGCTGACGTATAAAGGTCCCCGGATTAAAGGTTTTGAAGACGGAGTTAAGGCTCGTGAAGAAATTGAGTTGAGACTTGACCCCGATGATTACTCTCGAGCACTTGCATTGTTAAGGAAAATTGGGTTCACAATTCAGTGGAGGCTTAGTAAGAAGAGATTGATTCTCGCGAAGGAGGGTATGGAAGCCTCCATAGATTTCTTCGAGCCGCTGGGCGTTTTCTTTGAGATTGAAATGAAAAAGGATGACGCAGTTCTGGATTTTAAAAGACTCATCGAGAAGTATTCGAGAAAGTTTTCAATAGTCGAGGAGACATATCTAGAATTGTACCTGAAGAACGTGGTAGGAGGAAAATGA
- a CDS encoding NUDIX hydrolase — translation MIPIPSVGGILIEDSSILLVKRKNHPCKGFWSIPGGRQKHGETAVDAVKREILEETGLSVEPTGIYGIVELIPRVKEQPHYVIIEFLLQRIGGSLRPGSDAEEVGFFQLTRLPDNTGRATRELASDILRRINTGDTYLHSYCRYMVFEIDSLC, via the coding sequence ATGATTCCTATACCCTCCGTTGGAGGCATATTGATCGAAGACTCGTCCATTCTTCTCGTAAAAAGAAAGAACCATCCATGCAAAGGCTTTTGGAGCATACCTGGCGGAAGGCAGAAGCATGGAGAAACAGCCGTTGATGCTGTTAAAAGAGAAATTCTAGAGGAGACAGGCCTCAGTGTAGAGCCCACAGGCATTTACGGAATCGTTGAATTAATACCGAGGGTAAAAGAGCAACCTCACTATGTAATTATAGAGTTTCTACTGCAAAGGATTGGTGGTAGTTTAAGACCTGGTTCGGATGCAGAGGAGGTTGGGTTCTTCCAGTTAACTAGGCTTCCGGATAATACTGGGAGAGCGACTCGAGAATTGGCTTCTGATATTTTGAGAAGAATAAATACGGGAGACACGTATTTACATAGTTATTGTAGATACATGGTGTTTGAAATTGACAGTCTATGTTAA
- the cas4 gene encoding CRISPR-associated protein Cas4, with translation MTVYVKPDEKITRILYEKYVKEELHRLEELKDPHLIYVTDLVGCTRKYFFRRMYPELTIKFEPSAVLGNLVHAGIASLLMEKGFNTEVEISAEIDVDGEKYTLRGRVDALKRDEGLVVEIKTARSAQDVPKEHHVSQLKIYLEILNYDYGTLVYITPEKIVEFLVRREGINLKSLVKTLLEDADHPKYEWECSYCVFKRLCPFSLERRE, from the coding sequence TTGACAGTCTATGTTAAGCCTGACGAGAAAATAACGCGAATACTTTACGAGAAATACGTCAAAGAAGAGCTTCATAGACTCGAAGAGCTGAAAGATCCACACTTGATCTACGTTACAGACTTAGTGGGATGTACTCGCAAATATTTTTTCAGAAGGATGTATCCAGAGTTGACCATAAAGTTTGAACCATCAGCAGTGCTCGGAAATCTTGTTCACGCCGGCATTGCTTCACTCTTGATGGAGAAAGGTTTTAACACGGAGGTGGAGATTTCCGCTGAAATCGACGTTGACGGTGAAAAATATACGTTAAGGGGCAGGGTCGATGCTTTGAAGAGGGATGAGGGTCTGGTCGTCGAGATTAAAACAGCGCGTTCAGCTCAGGATGTTCCAAAGGAGCATCACGTTAGTCAGTTGAAAATTTATCTCGAGATTTTAAATTACGATTACGGAACACTCGTTTACATCACCCCCGAAAAGATCGTGGAATTCCTAGTTAGGAGAGAAGGCATAAATCTAAAGTCTCTCGTCAAGACTCTCTTGGAGGACGCGGATCATCCGAAATACGAGTGGGAATGTAGCTATTGCGTCTTTAAGAGGCTGTGTCCTTTTTCCCTAGAGAGAAGGGAGTAA